A stretch of Metabacillus sp. FJAT-52054 DNA encodes these proteins:
- the rluF gene encoding 23S rRNA pseudouridine(2604) synthase RluF — protein sequence MRINKFISESGKASRRGADRLIEEGRVMINGKKAKIGDRVEPGDDVRVSGDQIQVSRNNVYIALNKPIGITSTTEKNVKGNIVDLVNHPLRIYNVGRLDKESEGLILLTNDGDIVNEILRAENEHEKEYIVSVDKPITPEFIEKMASGVKILGTKTLPCEVEQLSKFDFKIILKQGLNRQIRRMCEELGYEVFRLQRVRIMNIHLGNLPPGQWRDLSKKEKNQLFSELNYYPKEW from the coding sequence ATGCGTATTAATAAATTCATCAGCGAATCTGGCAAGGCGTCCAGACGGGGTGCAGACAGGCTGATTGAAGAAGGCCGGGTCATGATCAATGGCAAGAAAGCGAAAATTGGGGACAGGGTTGAGCCCGGGGACGATGTCCGGGTAAGCGGAGACCAGATCCAGGTGTCCAGAAACAATGTGTATATCGCTTTAAATAAACCGATCGGCATCACCAGCACCACTGAAAAAAATGTAAAGGGCAACATTGTGGATTTGGTCAATCACCCTTTAAGAATTTATAATGTTGGACGTCTGGATAAGGAATCCGAAGGCTTGATTCTTTTGACAAATGATGGGGATATCGTGAACGAAATTCTGCGTGCTGAAAACGAGCATGAAAAAGAATACATCGTTTCCGTGGACAAGCCGATTACTCCGGAGTTTATAGAAAAGATGGCAAGCGGTGTGAAAATTTTAGGAACGAAAACACTTCCGTGTGAAGTGGAGCAACTTTCAAAATTTGACTTTAAAATCATCCTGAAGCAGGGATTGAACCGCCAAATCCGCCGGATGTGCGAAGAGCTCGGCTACGAGGTTTTCAGGCTGCAGAGGGTCCGGATCATGAATATCCATTTAGGAAACCTTCCCCCTGGACAATGGAGAGATCTATCGAAAAAAGAAAAAAATCAGTTATTCAGTGAATTAAATTACTACCCGAAAGAATGGTAA
- a CDS encoding DUF1456 family protein: MDNNDRLIRLRYALDLRNSEVEEIFGYGGIEFAREDIGKILTKSSDEEDDDNHIPCSPFMFESFLNGLIVFKRGKQENQQGQPEKPEMTLIHPNNVLLKKVKIALSLTAEDMLEVLELAGVTVTKGELGALLRKEGHKNYKECGDKYARNFLKGLAVKYRG, encoded by the coding sequence ATGGATAATAATGATCGCTTAATACGTTTACGATATGCACTTGATTTGAGAAATTCTGAGGTGGAAGAGATCTTTGGATACGGCGGCATTGAATTTGCGAGAGAAGATATTGGCAAAATCCTTACTAAATCGAGTGATGAAGAGGATGATGACAATCACATCCCGTGCAGTCCGTTCATGTTCGAGTCATTTTTAAACGGCCTTATTGTGTTTAAAAGAGGAAAGCAGGAAAATCAGCAAGGACAGCCTGAAAAACCTGAAATGACACTCATACATCCCAATAATGTCCTGTTAAAAAAGGTGAAAATCGCTTTATCCTTAACAGCGGAGGATATGCTTGAGGTGTTAGAACTTGCCGGAGTCACGGTAACAAAGGGTGAACTTGGCGCCTTGTTAAGGAAAGAAGGCCACAAAAACTATAAAGAATGCGGAGATAAATATGCCCGTAATTTCTTAAAAGGATTAGCGGTTAAATATCGAGGATAG
- a CDS encoding SprT family zinc-dependent metalloprotease, with translation MIHTYSGETISFDVRYKKRSTIGIYVDGYGNVEIQAPKGTPDESVLRVVEENWNRIQQKVKENKERLLGPQVKMYEQGESFLYLGKVYSLKIHHDLQAEQDHVLFKGEELQVVMSQLEDEKIKQALKRFYYQQCKALVEKRITAHQKHFKTKPRSIRITDSKTTWGTCDSELRLTFNWRLAMAPPRVIDYVVVHEMCHMVHLNHDRSFWRLVGKMIPDYKEDEGWLARSSWKMTV, from the coding sequence ATGATTCATACGTATTCAGGTGAAACGATAAGCTTTGACGTCCGATACAAAAAGCGTTCGACCATAGGCATTTATGTAGATGGTTATGGAAATGTGGAAATCCAGGCCCCAAAAGGCACTCCGGACGAATCCGTGCTGAGAGTAGTGGAGGAAAACTGGAATCGGATTCAGCAAAAAGTAAAAGAAAACAAGGAACGTCTGCTGGGTCCTCAGGTGAAGATGTATGAGCAGGGAGAGAGCTTTCTTTATTTAGGAAAAGTCTACTCCTTAAAGATTCATCATGATCTGCAGGCGGAGCAGGATCATGTCCTCTTTAAAGGGGAAGAGCTGCAAGTAGTCATGAGCCAGCTCGAGGATGAAAAAATAAAACAGGCGTTAAAACGGTTTTATTATCAGCAGTGCAAGGCTTTGGTGGAAAAGCGGATCACCGCTCATCAAAAGCACTTCAAAACAAAGCCCCGTTCCATCCGCATTACGGATAGTAAAACGACTTGGGGAACGTGTGATTCGGAGCTGCGGTTAACCTTTAACTGGCGGCTCGCAATGGCGCCGCCGAGAGTGATCGACTACGTGGTCGTTCACGAAATGTGCCACATGGTCCATCTTAATCATGACCGCTCCTTTTGGCGTCTTGTTGGGAAAATGATTCCGGACTATAAGGAAGATGAAGGCTGGCTGGCACGGTCCAGCTGGAAAATGACGGTCTAA